The following is a genomic window from Amycolatopsis acidiphila.
AGCAGGTGTTCGGCGTCAAGGTCGTCAGCGTCAACACGCTGAACCGGACGGGCAAGCGCAAGCGCACCCGCTACGGCTTCGGCAAGCGCAAGGACACCAAGCGCGCCATCGTGACGCTGTCCGCCGAGAGCAAGCCGATCGAGATCTTCGGCGGACCCGCCGCGTAAGGGACTGAGCTGACAATGGGTATTCGCAAGTACAAGCCGACGACGCCGGGCCGTCGTGGCTCGAGTGTGTCGGACTTCGCCGAGATCACCCGGTCGACGCCGGAGAAGTCGCTGCTGCGCCCGCTGAGCAAGAGCGGTGGCCGCAACGCGTCCGGCAAGATCACCACCCGGCACAAGGGTGGCGGCCACAAGCGGGCCTACCGGATCATCGACTTCCGGCGCAACGACAAGGACGGCATCCCGGCCAAGGTCGCGCACATCGAGTACGACCCCAACCGGTCCGCCCGGATCGCACTGCTGCACTACGTCGACGGCGAGAAGCGCTACATCATCGCGCCGGAGAAGCTCAAGCAGGGCGACAAGGTGGAGAGCGGCCCCCGCGCCGACATCAAGCCGGGCAACAACCTGCCGCTGCGCAACATCCCGGTCGGCACCGTGGTGCACGCGATCGAGCTCCGCCCCGGTGGCGGCGCGAAGATCGCCCGCTCCGCCGGCGCCCGGGTGCAGCTGGTGGCCAAGGACGGGCCGTACGCCCAGCTGCGGATGCCCTCGGGCGAGATCCGCAACGTGGACGTGCGCAACCGCGCCACGATCGGCGAGGTCGGCAACTCCGACCACGCCAACATCAACTGGGGCAAGGCGGGCCGCAACCGCTGGCGCGGCAAGCGCCCGACCGTCCGTGGTGTCGTGATGAACCCGGTCGACCACCCGCACGGTGGTGGTGAGGGCAAGACCTCCGGTGGCCGCCACCCGGTGAACCCGAACGGCAAGCCCGAGGGTCGTACCCGTCGTCGCAAGCCGTCCGACCAACTGATCGTCCGCCGCCGGCGTACCGGCAAGAAGCGCTGAGCAGGGAGGTAGAAGAATATGCCGCGCAGCCTGAAAAAAGGCCCGTTCGTGGACGACCACCTGCTCAAGAAGGTGGACGCCCTCAACGAGTCGGGCAAGAAGACGGTGATCAAGACGTGGTCCCGCCGGTCCACGATCATCCCCGACATGCTGGGGCACACGATCGCCGTGCACGACGGCCGCAAGCACGTCCCGGTGTTCGTCACCGAGGCGATGGTGGGTCACAAGCTGGGCGAGTTCGCCCCGACGCGGACCTTCAAGGGCCACATCAAGGACGACCGCAAGTCGCGCCGTCGCTGAGCGCGCACCGAGAAGAGGAACTAACGAATGAGTGCCCAGAAAGACGCTACGGCCGAGGCTCTGCCTGTGGCCCACGCGCGGGCTCGCTTCGTCCGGGACTCGCCGATGAAGGTGCGCCGGGTGATCGAGCTGATCAAGGGTCGTAACGCCCAGGAGGCGCTGGCGATCCTGCGGTTCGCGCCGCAGGCCGCCAGCGAGCCGGTGGCGAAGGTGCTCGCGAGCGCCATGGCCAACGCGGAGAACAACCTGGACCTGGACCCCGAGACGCTGTGGGTGAAGAACGCCTACGCCGACGAGGGTCCGACGCTCAAGCGCATCCGCCCGCGTGCCCAGGGGCGTGCGTACCGGATCCGCAAGCGGACGAGCCACATCACGGTCGAGGTCGAGTCCCGCCCTGAGGCCAAGAAGAGCGGTAAGAAGAAGGGTGGCCGGTAGTGGGCCAGAAGATCAACCCGCACGGCTTCCGGCTCGGGATCACCACGGACTGGAAGTCCCGTTGGTACGCCGACAAGCAGTACGCGGAGTACGTGGCCGAGGACGTCAAGATCCGCAAGCTGCTCTCCACGGGCATGGAGCGCGCCGGCATCTCCAAGGTCGAGATCGAGCGCACCCGTGACCGCGTCCGCGTCGACATCCACACCGCCCGGCCGGGCATCGTCATCGGCCGCCGCGGCGCGGAGGCCGACCGCATCCGTGGCGCGCTGGAGAAGCTGACCAAGAAGCAGGTGCAGCTGAACATCCTCGAGGTGAAGAACCCCGAGGCCGACGCCCAGCTCGTCGCGCAGGGTGTCGCGGAGCAGCTGTCCAACCGCGTGGCGTTCCGCCGCGCGATGCGCAAGGCGATCCAGACCTCCATGCGTTCGCCGCAGGTCAAGGGCATCCGCGTGCAGTGCGGCGGTCGTCTCGGCGGCGCCGAGATGTCCCGTTCCGAGCACTACCGCGACGGCCGGGTCCCGCTGCACACGCTGCGTGCGGACATCGACTACGGCTTCTTCGAGGCCCGCACCACCTTCGGCCGGATCGGCGTGAAGGTGTGGATCTACAAGGGCGACATCGTCGGTGGCCTGAAGGCCAAGGCGGAGCGCGACAACGCCGCGGCCGCCGAGCGCGCGCCGCGCCGCGACCGTCCGTCCCGCCCGCGTCGCTCCGGCTCCTCGGGCACCACGCCGACCTCCACCGAGGCCGGCCGGGCCGCGGCCGCCGCCAAGACTGACATGGACGTCGCGACCAGCGAAGCCCCTGCGCAGGGCAAGCCGGACGCGGCCGAGAAGACGGAGGGCTGAGGCGTGCTCGTCCCACGCAAGGTCAAGCACCGCAAGCAGCACCACCCGAAGCGCACCGGTGCCGCCACGGGCGGCACGAAGGTGACCTTCGGCGAGTACGGCATTCAGGCGCTTGAACACGCTTACGTGACCAACCGGCAGATCGAGTCCGCTCGTATCGCCATGACCCGGCACATCAAGCGTGGCGGCAAGATCTGGATCAACATCTTCCCGGACCGCCCGCTGACCAAGAAGCCGGCCGAAACCCGCATGGGTTCCGGTAAGGGTTCGCCGGAGTGGTGGATCGCCAACGTCAAGCCGGGCCGCGTGATGTTCGAGATGAGCTTCCCGAACGAGCAGACCGCCCGCGAGGCGTTGCGTCGCGCGATCCACAAGCTGCCCATGAAGTGCCGCATCGTGACCCGTGAAGGTGGTGAGTTCTGATGGCGAAAGCCGGAGTCGCTCCCTCGGAGCTGCGCGAGCTCACCAACGAGGAGCTCGTGCTGCGCCTGAAGGAGGCCAAGGAGGAGCTGTTCAACCTCCGCTTCCAGATGGCCACCGGGCAGTTGGACAACAACCGTCGGCTGCGCACCGTGCGCACCGACATCGCGCGGATCTACACGATCATGCGTGAGCGGGAGCTCGGCCTGTCCGTCTCCCCCGACGGCGAAGATGAAGAGGGTGCTGCCTGATGGGTGAGCAGACCGAAGAGCTCGCGAAGCAGCCGGTGCAGAGCGCGGAGAGCGGTCGTAACTACCGCAAGGTCCGCGAGGGCTACGTGGTCTCGGACAAGATGGACAAGACCATCGTGGTCGAGCTCGAGGACCGCAAGAAGCACCGCCGGTACGCCAAGGTCGTCCGCTCCACCAGCAAGGTGAAGGCGCACGACGAGGAGAACACCGCCGGCGAAGGCGACCGCGTGATTCTCATGGAGACCCGCCCGCTGTCGGCCACCAAGCGGTGGCGGCTCGTGCGAGTCGTGGAGAAGGCCAAGTAAGCAGGGGCTCGTTCCCTATCCGTTCCGCCAGGCTCGCCAGAGCGAGAACCGGCGAGACATACAGGAG
Proteins encoded in this region:
- the rpsS gene encoding 30S ribosomal protein S19; this encodes MPRSLKKGPFVDDHLLKKVDALNESGKKTVIKTWSRRSTIIPDMLGHTIAVHDGRKHVPVFVTEAMVGHKLGEFAPTRTFKGHIKDDRKSRRR
- the rpsC gene encoding 30S ribosomal protein S3; this translates as MGQKINPHGFRLGITTDWKSRWYADKQYAEYVAEDVKIRKLLSTGMERAGISKVEIERTRDRVRVDIHTARPGIVIGRRGAEADRIRGALEKLTKKQVQLNILEVKNPEADAQLVAQGVAEQLSNRVAFRRAMRKAIQTSMRSPQVKGIRVQCGGRLGGAEMSRSEHYRDGRVPLHTLRADIDYGFFEARTTFGRIGVKVWIYKGDIVGGLKAKAERDNAAAAERAPRRDRPSRPRRSGSSGTTPTSTEAGRAAAAAKTDMDVATSEAPAQGKPDAAEKTEG
- the rplP gene encoding 50S ribosomal protein L16; translated protein: MLVPRKVKHRKQHHPKRTGAATGGTKVTFGEYGIQALEHAYVTNRQIESARIAMTRHIKRGGKIWINIFPDRPLTKKPAETRMGSGKGSPEWWIANVKPGRVMFEMSFPNEQTAREALRRAIHKLPMKCRIVTREGGEF
- the rpsQ gene encoding 30S ribosomal protein S17, which translates into the protein MGEQTEELAKQPVQSAESGRNYRKVREGYVVSDKMDKTIVVELEDRKKHRRYAKVVRSTSKVKAHDEENTAGEGDRVILMETRPLSATKRWRLVRVVEKAK
- the rplW gene encoding 50S ribosomal protein L23, encoding MSSVAIPDPRDILLAPVISEKSYGLLEDHKYTFVVRPDANKTQIKIAVEQVFGVKVVSVNTLNRTGKRKRTRYGFGKRKDTKRAIVTLSAESKPIEIFGGPAA
- the rpmC gene encoding 50S ribosomal protein L29 → MAKAGVAPSELRELTNEELVLRLKEAKEELFNLRFQMATGQLDNNRRLRTVRTDIARIYTIMRERELGLSVSPDGEDEEGAA
- the rplV gene encoding 50S ribosomal protein L22, encoding MSAQKDATAEALPVAHARARFVRDSPMKVRRVIELIKGRNAQEALAILRFAPQAASEPVAKVLASAMANAENNLDLDPETLWVKNAYADEGPTLKRIRPRAQGRAYRIRKRTSHITVEVESRPEAKKSGKKKGGR
- the rplB gene encoding 50S ribosomal protein L2, whose product is MGIRKYKPTTPGRRGSSVSDFAEITRSTPEKSLLRPLSKSGGRNASGKITTRHKGGGHKRAYRIIDFRRNDKDGIPAKVAHIEYDPNRSARIALLHYVDGEKRYIIAPEKLKQGDKVESGPRADIKPGNNLPLRNIPVGTVVHAIELRPGGGAKIARSAGARVQLVAKDGPYAQLRMPSGEIRNVDVRNRATIGEVGNSDHANINWGKAGRNRWRGKRPTVRGVVMNPVDHPHGGGEGKTSGGRHPVNPNGKPEGRTRRRKPSDQLIVRRRRTGKKR